One region of Vibrio cidicii genomic DNA includes:
- a CDS encoding porin family protein produces the protein MRMKAIALAILSLAAVSAAQAESKVSGFYVGGGIGSTDFDSDESVDGKADGSALKLIAGYQFNRIVGIEAQYNKYGDIKFTNPVNTWSPTALSINANLGYSFDNGFRPYGLIGLSALDLSEKTQTLEDDQGTAIHFGLGLEYAPPTLNGLAFRVGYDSEIFGIRTTYVENSSVVTKDVAYSIGALYAGVTYKF, from the coding sequence ATGAGAATGAAAGCGATCGCACTCGCTATACTGAGCTTAGCCGCCGTATCAGCAGCTCAAGCTGAGTCGAAAGTGTCAGGATTTTATGTTGGTGGTGGCATAGGTTCTACCGATTTCGACAGCGATGAAAGTGTGGATGGCAAAGCCGATGGCAGCGCACTTAAACTTATCGCTGGTTATCAGTTTAACCGTATCGTGGGTATTGAGGCACAGTACAATAAATACGGTGATATTAAGTTCACTAACCCAGTGAATACTTGGTCGCCTACGGCATTGTCGATCAACGCCAATCTAGGATACAGCTTTGATAACGGCTTTCGCCCGTACGGCTTAATTGGTCTTTCGGCGCTTGACCTAAGCGAAAAGACACAGACACTCGAAGACGATCAGGGTACCGCCATCCATTTCGGTCTCGGTCTAGAATATGCACCGCCAACACTGAATGGATTAGCGTTCCGCGTTGGCTACGATAGCGAGATCTTCGGTATTCGCACCACTTATGTAGAAAACAGCAGCGTGGTCACCAAAGATGTGGCTTACAGCATCGGTGCGCTTTATGCGGGTGTCACTTACAAATTCTAA
- a CDS encoding mechanosensitive ion channel family protein, which produces MENVLLVVDFLLQHKLIFTALIVLVVIAIRRFTLSIIRGDAALITQKQRNWMSLTKNGTFAATLLILFALWQAEINQFALSVTAIAVAIVVASKEIILCFTGSIQRASSRSFRVGDWIEVGKICGEVIEHNMMATVIQEIDLHHGQYHFTGKTATLPNSMFFTYPVKNLNFMKRYVYHNFSIVVPEFVNLYPLIPLLTEKIEEHCHYFSDVARRYNAMIEKHAGVDLPGSEPHIHITTTAAGEQVVHYMIFCPTDKATHLEHLIRQDFMHAYEERFKTQENKTAELSLSA; this is translated from the coding sequence GTGGAGAACGTACTGCTGGTTGTCGATTTTCTTCTGCAGCACAAATTGATTTTTACCGCGTTGATTGTGTTAGTTGTCATCGCGATTCGCCGTTTTACTTTGTCAATTATCCGCGGTGATGCGGCGCTAATCACGCAGAAACAACGTAACTGGATGTCGCTTACCAAAAATGGCACTTTCGCTGCGACACTGCTTATTCTATTTGCCCTTTGGCAAGCGGAAATCAACCAGTTTGCACTTTCTGTTACCGCAATTGCGGTGGCAATCGTGGTTGCGTCGAAAGAGATTATTCTCTGTTTTACGGGGTCGATCCAAAGAGCGAGTTCGCGCTCGTTTCGCGTCGGAGATTGGATAGAAGTAGGCAAGATCTGCGGCGAGGTGATCGAACACAATATGATGGCGACCGTGATTCAAGAGATCGATTTGCACCACGGCCAGTATCACTTTACTGGAAAAACCGCGACGTTGCCGAACAGCATGTTTTTTACCTACCCGGTGAAAAACCTCAATTTTATGAAGCGCTACGTCTACCACAATTTTTCCATTGTGGTGCCGGAGTTCGTCAACTTGTATCCGCTTATCCCTCTTTTAACCGAAAAGATTGAAGAACACTGCCACTATTTCAGTGACGTGGCTCGCCGCTACAACGCCATGATTGAAAAGCATGCGGGTGTCGATTTGCCGGGCTCTGAACCGCACATACATATCACGACCACCGCCGCTGGTGAACAGGTTGTGCACTACATGATTTTTTGCCCGACCGATAAAGCGACTCACTTGGAACACTTGATCCGCCAAGATTTTATGCATGCGTATGAAGAGCGCTTTAAAACTCAGGAAAACAAAACAGCTGAATTGTCCCTGTCCGCTTGA
- the artP gene encoding arginine ABC transporter ATP-binding protein ArtP yields MTIQVNGINKSYGNTQVLHDIHFRCDKGETLVLLGPSGAGKSSLLRVLNLLENADSGQLNIAGQTFDFAQPMSEHLGLQLRRKVGMVFQQYHLWPHMTVLENLIEAPVKVLGLNKAEAKEQATQILTTLQLAEKADAWPLELSGGQQQRVAIARALMMKPEVLLFDEPTAALDPEITNQVVKIINQLSETGITQVVVTHEVDFAKKIASHVLYLEKGKIVEHGTKQAFTQPQTSQFADYLKH; encoded by the coding sequence ATGACGATTCAGGTTAATGGCATCAATAAGTCTTACGGCAACACCCAAGTATTGCACGATATTCATTTTCGTTGTGACAAAGGCGAAACCTTAGTCTTACTCGGCCCAAGCGGTGCGGGTAAAAGCTCTCTTTTGCGCGTGTTGAACCTACTTGAAAATGCCGATAGCGGTCAGCTGAATATCGCCGGGCAAACTTTCGATTTCGCTCAGCCAATGAGTGAACATCTAGGTTTGCAGCTAAGACGTAAAGTTGGCATGGTTTTCCAGCAATACCATCTTTGGCCGCACATGACCGTACTAGAAAATTTAATCGAAGCCCCGGTCAAGGTCTTAGGCTTGAACAAAGCCGAAGCCAAAGAGCAAGCGACACAGATCTTAACCACGTTGCAATTGGCTGAAAAAGCAGATGCTTGGCCGTTGGAACTCTCCGGTGGTCAGCAACAGCGTGTCGCTATCGCCCGCGCCCTGATGATGAAGCCAGAGGTACTGCTATTTGACGAACCAACAGCGGCGCTCGATCCCGAAATCACCAATCAGGTAGTGAAAATTATTAATCAACTGAGTGAAACGGGTATTACCCAAGTGGTCGTGACACACGAAGTCGATTTTGCAAAAAAAATTGCCAGCCATGTGCTCTACCTTGAGAAAGGGAAGATCGTCGAGCATGGCACTAAACAAGCGTTTACCCAGCCACAAACCAGCCAGTTTGCGGATTATTTGAAGCACTAA
- a CDS encoding copper resistance protein NlpE, which produces MKINAIVALGMASLLLGCQSSENLSADVQATKSEPVMSVADSAHNARNSLDWSGTYQGTLPCADCEGIEVSLTLNQDGTYQLIRNYLGEVSGQFTSQDRFHWDERGSVVILSAEEAPNQFFVGENVLFMLDRQGQRINGQLADLYRLIKQ; this is translated from the coding sequence ATGAAAATAAATGCAATTGTTGCCTTAGGAATGGCCTCATTACTGTTGGGTTGCCAGTCCAGCGAGAATCTTAGCGCGGATGTCCAAGCAACGAAAAGTGAGCCAGTGATGAGTGTTGCTGACAGCGCGCACAATGCGAGAAATTCGCTCGATTGGAGCGGCACTTATCAAGGTACGCTGCCTTGTGCCGATTGCGAGGGTATTGAAGTTTCTCTCACACTGAATCAAGACGGCACCTATCAGCTCATTCGCAATTATCTTGGCGAAGTCAGTGGGCAATTTACTTCGCAAGATCGCTTCCATTGGGATGAGCGCGGCAGTGTGGTGATTCTTTCTGCTGAAGAGGCGCCGAATCAGTTCTTCGTCGGAGAAAATGTTCTTTTCATGCTCGACAGACAAGGGCAGCGTATTAACGGGCAGTTGGCGGACCTCTACCGCCTGATTAAACAGTAA